In the Serinus canaria isolate serCan28SL12 chromosome 22, serCan2020, whole genome shotgun sequence genome, one interval contains:
- the GFPT1 gene encoding glutamine--fructose-6-phosphate aminotransferase [isomerizing] 1 isoform X1, with protein MCGIFAYLNYHVPRTRREILETLIKGLQRLEYRGYDSAGVGLDGGNDKDWEANAGKIHIIKQTGKVKALDEEVHTWLSCIPPVLPWPPAGGSPSGPDLCAAEQQDMDLDIEFDVHLGIAHTRWATHGEPKPVNSHPQRSDRNNEFIVIHNGIITNYKDLQKFLESKGYEFESETDTESIVKLVKYMYDNRDSDDISFSTLVERVIQQLEGAFALVFKSVHYPGQAVGTRRGSPLLIGVRSEHKLSTDHIPILYRTGKDKKGSCNLSRVDSTTCLFPVEEKAVEYYFASDASAVIEHTNRVIFLEDDDVAAVVDGRLSIHRVKRTAGDHPGRAVQTLQMELQQIMKGNFSSFMQKEIFEQPESVVNTMRGRVNFDDYTVNLGGLKDHIKEIQRCRRLILIACGTSYHAGVATRQVLEELTELPVMVELASDFLDRNTPVFRDDVCFFLSQSGETADTLMCLRYCKERGALTVGITNTVGSSISRETDCGVHINAGPEIGVASTKAYTSQFVSLVMFALMMCDDRISMQERRKEIMRGLKGLPDLIKEVLSMDDEIQKLATELYHQKSVLIMGRGYHYATCLEGALKIKEITYMHSEGILAGELKHGPLALVDKLMPVIMIIMRDHTYAKCQNALQQVIARQGRPVVICDKEDIETIKNNKRTIKVPHSVDCLQGILSVIPLQLLAFHLAVLRGYDVDFPRNLAKSVTVE; from the exons GCATCTTTGCTTACCTGAACTACCATGTGCCCCGCACGAGGAGGGAGATCCTGGAGACCCTCATCAAGGGGCTGCAGCGCCTGGAGTACCGGGGCTACGACTCTGCAG GTGTGGGACTGGACGGAGGAAATGACAAGGACTGGGAGGCCAATGCTGGCAAAATCCACATTATCAAGCAGACGGGGAAGGTGAAGGCTCTGGATGAAGAGGTTCACA CGTGGCTGTCCTGCATCCCCCCTGTCCTGCCTTGGCCCCCGGCCGGGGGCAGCCCCTCAGGACCCGACCTTTGTGCCgcagagcagcaggacatggACCTGGACATCGAGTTCGACGTGCACCTGGGCATCGCCCACACGCGCTGGGCCACGCACGGCGAGCCCAAACCTGTCAACAGCCACCCGCAGCGCTCCGACAGGAACAACG AGTTCATTGTCATCCACAATGGCATCATCACCAACTACAAGGACCTGCAGAAATTCCTG gagagCAAGGGCTACGAGTTCGAGTCGGAGACGGACACGGAGAGCATCGTCAAGCTGGTCAAGTACATGTACGACAACCGCGACAGCGACGACATCAGCTTCTCCACGCTGGTGGAGAGGGTCATCCAGCAGCTG GAAGGGGCTTTTGCCCTTGTGTTCAAGAGTGTTCATTACCCTGGGCAGGCAGTCGGTACCAG gagaggcagcccCCTGCTCATCGGCGTGCGCAGCGAGCACAAGCTGTCCACAGACCACATCCCCATCCTCTACAGGACAG GGAAGGACAAGAAGGGGAGCTGCAACCTGTCCCGGGTGGACAGCACCACCTGCCTCTTCCCCGTGGAGGAGAAAGCTGTGGAGTATTACTTTGCTTCTGATGCCAG cGCTGTCATCGAGCACACCAACCGTGTCATCTTCCTGGAGGACGACGACGTGGCGGCCGTGGTGGACGGCCGTCTGTCCATCCACCGCGTCAAGCGCACGGCCGGCGACCacccgggccgggccgtgcaGACCCTGcagatggagctgcagcagatcATGAAgg GTAACTTCAGCTCATTCATGCAGAAGGAAATATTTGAGCAGCCAGAATCTGTTGTTAATACCATGAGAGGAAGGGTCAACTTTGATGACTACACAG TGAACCTGGGAGGGCTCAAGGATCACATCAAGGAGATCCAGAGGTGTCGGCGTCTGATCCTCATCGCCTGTGGCACCAGCTACCACGCAGGAGTGGCA ACCCGccaggtgctggaggagctgacTGAGTTACCTGTGATGGTGGAGCTGGCCAGTGACTTCCTGGACAGGAACACCCCCGTGTTCAGGGATGATGTCTGCTTCTTCCTCAGCCAGTCAG gggagaCTGCAGACACGCTGATGTGCCTGCGCTACTGCAAGGAGAGGGGAGCCCTGACCGTGGGCATCACCAACACCGTGGGCAGCTCCATCTCCCGCGAGACCGACTGCGGCGTGCACATCAACGCGGGGCCCGAGATCGGCGTGGCCAGCACCAAG gcCTACACCAGCCAGTTCGTGTCCCTGGTGATGTTTGCCCTGATGATGTGTGACGACAGGATCTCCATGCAGGAGCGGCGCAAGGAGATCATGAGGGGGCTCAAGGGGCTGCCAG ACTTGATCAAAGAGGTTCTGAGCATGGATGATGAGATCCAGAAGCTGGCCACCGAGCTGTACCACCAGAAGTCTGTGCTCATCATGGGACGTGGCTACCACTATGCCACGTGTCTGGAGGGAGCCTTG aaaatcaaagaaatcaCCTACATGCACTCGGAGGGGATCCTGGCTGGGGAGCTGAAGCACGGCCCCCTGGCCCTGGTGGACAAGCTGATGCCTGTGATCATGATCATCATGAGAGACCACACCTATGCCAAGTGCCAGAACGCTCTGCAGCAGGTCATTGCACGgcag GGCCGGCCCGTGGTGATTTGTGACAAGGAGGACATCGAGACCATCAAGAACAACAAAAGGACGATCAAAGTGCCCCACTCGGTGGATTGCCTGCAGGGCATCCTGAGCGTcatccccctgcagctgctggccttCCACCTGGCCGTGCTCCGGGGCTACGAT gtTGATTTTCCAAGAAATCTGGCCAAGTCCGTAACTGTAGAGTGA
- the GFPT1 gene encoding glutamine--fructose-6-phosphate aminotransferase [isomerizing] 1 isoform X2: protein MCGIFAYLNYHVPRTRREILETLIKGLQRLEYRGYDSAGVGLDGGNDKDWEANAGKIHIIKQTGKVKALDEEVHTWLSCIPPVLPWPPAGGSPSGPDLCAAEQQDMDLDIEFDVHLGIAHTRWATHGEPKPVNSHPQRSDRNNEFIVIHNGIITNYKDLQKFLESKGYEFESETDTESIVKLVKYMYDNRDSDDISFSTLVERVIQQLEGAFALVFKSVHYPGQAVGTRRGSPLLIGVRSEHKLSTDHIPILYRTGKDKKGSCNLSRVDSTTCLFPVEEKAVEYYFASDASAVIEHTNRVIFLEDDDVAAVVDGRLSIHRVKRTAGDHPGRAVQTLQMELQQIMKGNFSSFMQKEIFEQPESVVNTMRGRVNFDDYTVNLGGLKDHIKEIQRCRRLILIACGTSYHAGVATRQVLEELTELPVMVELASDFLDRNTPVFRDDVCFFLSQSGETADTLMCLRYCKERGALTVGITNTVGSSISRETDCGVHINAGPEIGVASTKAYTSQFVSLVMFALMMCDDRISMQERRKEIMRGLKGLPDLIKEVLSMDDEIQKLATELYHQKSVLIMGRGYHYATCLEGALKIKEITYMHSEGILAGELKHGPLALVDKLMPVIMIIMRDHTYAKCQNALQQVIARQGRPVVICDKEDIETIKNNKRTIKVPHSVDCLQGILSVIPLQLLAFHLAVLRGYDVDRIAASRD from the exons GCATCTTTGCTTACCTGAACTACCATGTGCCCCGCACGAGGAGGGAGATCCTGGAGACCCTCATCAAGGGGCTGCAGCGCCTGGAGTACCGGGGCTACGACTCTGCAG GTGTGGGACTGGACGGAGGAAATGACAAGGACTGGGAGGCCAATGCTGGCAAAATCCACATTATCAAGCAGACGGGGAAGGTGAAGGCTCTGGATGAAGAGGTTCACA CGTGGCTGTCCTGCATCCCCCCTGTCCTGCCTTGGCCCCCGGCCGGGGGCAGCCCCTCAGGACCCGACCTTTGTGCCgcagagcagcaggacatggACCTGGACATCGAGTTCGACGTGCACCTGGGCATCGCCCACACGCGCTGGGCCACGCACGGCGAGCCCAAACCTGTCAACAGCCACCCGCAGCGCTCCGACAGGAACAACG AGTTCATTGTCATCCACAATGGCATCATCACCAACTACAAGGACCTGCAGAAATTCCTG gagagCAAGGGCTACGAGTTCGAGTCGGAGACGGACACGGAGAGCATCGTCAAGCTGGTCAAGTACATGTACGACAACCGCGACAGCGACGACATCAGCTTCTCCACGCTGGTGGAGAGGGTCATCCAGCAGCTG GAAGGGGCTTTTGCCCTTGTGTTCAAGAGTGTTCATTACCCTGGGCAGGCAGTCGGTACCAG gagaggcagcccCCTGCTCATCGGCGTGCGCAGCGAGCACAAGCTGTCCACAGACCACATCCCCATCCTCTACAGGACAG GGAAGGACAAGAAGGGGAGCTGCAACCTGTCCCGGGTGGACAGCACCACCTGCCTCTTCCCCGTGGAGGAGAAAGCTGTGGAGTATTACTTTGCTTCTGATGCCAG cGCTGTCATCGAGCACACCAACCGTGTCATCTTCCTGGAGGACGACGACGTGGCGGCCGTGGTGGACGGCCGTCTGTCCATCCACCGCGTCAAGCGCACGGCCGGCGACCacccgggccgggccgtgcaGACCCTGcagatggagctgcagcagatcATGAAgg GTAACTTCAGCTCATTCATGCAGAAGGAAATATTTGAGCAGCCAGAATCTGTTGTTAATACCATGAGAGGAAGGGTCAACTTTGATGACTACACAG TGAACCTGGGAGGGCTCAAGGATCACATCAAGGAGATCCAGAGGTGTCGGCGTCTGATCCTCATCGCCTGTGGCACCAGCTACCACGCAGGAGTGGCA ACCCGccaggtgctggaggagctgacTGAGTTACCTGTGATGGTGGAGCTGGCCAGTGACTTCCTGGACAGGAACACCCCCGTGTTCAGGGATGATGTCTGCTTCTTCCTCAGCCAGTCAG gggagaCTGCAGACACGCTGATGTGCCTGCGCTACTGCAAGGAGAGGGGAGCCCTGACCGTGGGCATCACCAACACCGTGGGCAGCTCCATCTCCCGCGAGACCGACTGCGGCGTGCACATCAACGCGGGGCCCGAGATCGGCGTGGCCAGCACCAAG gcCTACACCAGCCAGTTCGTGTCCCTGGTGATGTTTGCCCTGATGATGTGTGACGACAGGATCTCCATGCAGGAGCGGCGCAAGGAGATCATGAGGGGGCTCAAGGGGCTGCCAG ACTTGATCAAAGAGGTTCTGAGCATGGATGATGAGATCCAGAAGCTGGCCACCGAGCTGTACCACCAGAAGTCTGTGCTCATCATGGGACGTGGCTACCACTATGCCACGTGTCTGGAGGGAGCCTTG aaaatcaaagaaatcaCCTACATGCACTCGGAGGGGATCCTGGCTGGGGAGCTGAAGCACGGCCCCCTGGCCCTGGTGGACAAGCTGATGCCTGTGATCATGATCATCATGAGAGACCACACCTATGCCAAGTGCCAGAACGCTCTGCAGCAGGTCATTGCACGgcag GGCCGGCCCGTGGTGATTTGTGACAAGGAGGACATCGAGACCATCAAGAACAACAAAAGGACGATCAAAGTGCCCCACTCGGTGGATTGCCTGCAGGGCATCCTGAGCGTcatccccctgcagctgctggccttCCACCTGGCCGTGCTCCGGGGCTACGAT GTGGATCGCATCGCTGCCTCCCGAGActga
- the GFPT1 gene encoding glutamine--fructose-6-phosphate aminotransferase [isomerizing] 1 isoform X3 yields MCGIFAYLNYHVPRTRREILETLIKGLQRLEYRGYDSAGVGLDGGNDKDWEANAGKIHIIKQTGKVKALDEEVHKQQDMDLDIEFDVHLGIAHTRWATHGEPKPVNSHPQRSDRNNEFIVIHNGIITNYKDLQKFLESKGYEFESETDTESIVKLVKYMYDNRDSDDISFSTLVERVIQQLEGAFALVFKSVHYPGQAVGTRRGSPLLIGVRSEHKLSTDHIPILYRTGKDKKGSCNLSRVDSTTCLFPVEEKAVEYYFASDASAVIEHTNRVIFLEDDDVAAVVDGRLSIHRVKRTAGDHPGRAVQTLQMELQQIMKGNFSSFMQKEIFEQPESVVNTMRGRVNFDDYTVNLGGLKDHIKEIQRCRRLILIACGTSYHAGVATRQVLEELTELPVMVELASDFLDRNTPVFRDDVCFFLSQSGETADTLMCLRYCKERGALTVGITNTVGSSISRETDCGVHINAGPEIGVASTKAYTSQFVSLVMFALMMCDDRISMQERRKEIMRGLKGLPDLIKEVLSMDDEIQKLATELYHQKSVLIMGRGYHYATCLEGALKIKEITYMHSEGILAGELKHGPLALVDKLMPVIMIIMRDHTYAKCQNALQQVIARQGRPVVICDKEDIETIKNNKRTIKVPHSVDCLQGILSVIPLQLLAFHLAVLRGYDVDFPRNLAKSVTVE; encoded by the exons GCATCTTTGCTTACCTGAACTACCATGTGCCCCGCACGAGGAGGGAGATCCTGGAGACCCTCATCAAGGGGCTGCAGCGCCTGGAGTACCGGGGCTACGACTCTGCAG GTGTGGGACTGGACGGAGGAAATGACAAGGACTGGGAGGCCAATGCTGGCAAAATCCACATTATCAAGCAGACGGGGAAGGTGAAGGCTCTGGATGAAGAGGTTCACA agcagcaggacatggACCTGGACATCGAGTTCGACGTGCACCTGGGCATCGCCCACACGCGCTGGGCCACGCACGGCGAGCCCAAACCTGTCAACAGCCACCCGCAGCGCTCCGACAGGAACAACG AGTTCATTGTCATCCACAATGGCATCATCACCAACTACAAGGACCTGCAGAAATTCCTG gagagCAAGGGCTACGAGTTCGAGTCGGAGACGGACACGGAGAGCATCGTCAAGCTGGTCAAGTACATGTACGACAACCGCGACAGCGACGACATCAGCTTCTCCACGCTGGTGGAGAGGGTCATCCAGCAGCTG GAAGGGGCTTTTGCCCTTGTGTTCAAGAGTGTTCATTACCCTGGGCAGGCAGTCGGTACCAG gagaggcagcccCCTGCTCATCGGCGTGCGCAGCGAGCACAAGCTGTCCACAGACCACATCCCCATCCTCTACAGGACAG GGAAGGACAAGAAGGGGAGCTGCAACCTGTCCCGGGTGGACAGCACCACCTGCCTCTTCCCCGTGGAGGAGAAAGCTGTGGAGTATTACTTTGCTTCTGATGCCAG cGCTGTCATCGAGCACACCAACCGTGTCATCTTCCTGGAGGACGACGACGTGGCGGCCGTGGTGGACGGCCGTCTGTCCATCCACCGCGTCAAGCGCACGGCCGGCGACCacccgggccgggccgtgcaGACCCTGcagatggagctgcagcagatcATGAAgg GTAACTTCAGCTCATTCATGCAGAAGGAAATATTTGAGCAGCCAGAATCTGTTGTTAATACCATGAGAGGAAGGGTCAACTTTGATGACTACACAG TGAACCTGGGAGGGCTCAAGGATCACATCAAGGAGATCCAGAGGTGTCGGCGTCTGATCCTCATCGCCTGTGGCACCAGCTACCACGCAGGAGTGGCA ACCCGccaggtgctggaggagctgacTGAGTTACCTGTGATGGTGGAGCTGGCCAGTGACTTCCTGGACAGGAACACCCCCGTGTTCAGGGATGATGTCTGCTTCTTCCTCAGCCAGTCAG gggagaCTGCAGACACGCTGATGTGCCTGCGCTACTGCAAGGAGAGGGGAGCCCTGACCGTGGGCATCACCAACACCGTGGGCAGCTCCATCTCCCGCGAGACCGACTGCGGCGTGCACATCAACGCGGGGCCCGAGATCGGCGTGGCCAGCACCAAG gcCTACACCAGCCAGTTCGTGTCCCTGGTGATGTTTGCCCTGATGATGTGTGACGACAGGATCTCCATGCAGGAGCGGCGCAAGGAGATCATGAGGGGGCTCAAGGGGCTGCCAG ACTTGATCAAAGAGGTTCTGAGCATGGATGATGAGATCCAGAAGCTGGCCACCGAGCTGTACCACCAGAAGTCTGTGCTCATCATGGGACGTGGCTACCACTATGCCACGTGTCTGGAGGGAGCCTTG aaaatcaaagaaatcaCCTACATGCACTCGGAGGGGATCCTGGCTGGGGAGCTGAAGCACGGCCCCCTGGCCCTGGTGGACAAGCTGATGCCTGTGATCATGATCATCATGAGAGACCACACCTATGCCAAGTGCCAGAACGCTCTGCAGCAGGTCATTGCACGgcag GGCCGGCCCGTGGTGATTTGTGACAAGGAGGACATCGAGACCATCAAGAACAACAAAAGGACGATCAAAGTGCCCCACTCGGTGGATTGCCTGCAGGGCATCCTGAGCGTcatccccctgcagctgctggccttCCACCTGGCCGTGCTCCGGGGCTACGAT gtTGATTTTCCAAGAAATCTGGCCAAGTCCGTAACTGTAGAGTGA